The following coding sequences are from one Arachis hypogaea cultivar Tifrunner chromosome 7, arahy.Tifrunner.gnm2.J5K5, whole genome shotgun sequence window:
- the LOC112702313 gene encoding respiratory supercomplex factor 2 homolog C1565.01 codes for MESVQSWVSEHKLTTVGGLWASGIGASLIAYSRARSPMKPSLRLIHARMHAQALTLAVLSGAAAYHYYEKRSSDIAMANNNEPNITKSLMEENTTTSSSVSHQWELLSPF; via the exons ATGGAATCAGTTCAGTCCTGGGTTTCAGAGCACAAGCTCACTACAGTTG GGGGGCTATGGGCCTCAGGAATAGGAGCATCACTGATTGCTTATTCAAGAGCAAGGTCTCCAATGAAACCAAGTCTTAGGCTTATACATGCCAG GATGCATGCACAGGCATTAACACTAGCAGTGTTGTCGGGTGCTGCAGCTTATCACTACTATGAGAAACGAAGCAGTGACATTGCCATGGCTAATAATAATGAACCAAATATCACAAAATCACTTATGGAAGAAAATACTACAACTTCATCAAGTGTGTCACACCAATGGGAGCTCCTTAGTCCTTTCTAA